One segment of Methanolinea mesophila DNA contains the following:
- the cofG gene encoding 7,8-didemethyl-8-hydroxy-5-deazariboflavin synthase subunit CofG, translating into MPSREITFSKNVFLPLTTVCHNRCGYCCFRTPVDGECILRPAEVEHTLARGATLGCTEALFTFGERPGLETGFTARLRETTGFSDILEYCEHLCNRSIAAGLLPHTNAGILTYQEMDRLRQVNASMGLMLETTARVPAHINSAGKDPEVRVRMMEEAGMLRIPFTTGLLLGIGETRADRVESLEVIRDLSRRYGHIQEVIIQNFCPKAGTPMAGVRGVGPDEICETIRLARDILPDEVAVQIPPNLADASRLIDCGVDDLGGVSPLTIDYVNPGHPWPELDQLQTIVGDAVLKERLCIYPRYIEKGWYPPVLEPLIRKLAQQIMGKERTA; encoded by the coding sequence ATGCCGTCCCGGGAAATCACCTTCTCGAAGAACGTCTTTCTCCCCCTGACCACCGTGTGCCACAACCGGTGCGGGTACTGCTGCTTCCGCACCCCGGTCGACGGGGAATGCATCCTTCGTCCTGCGGAGGTTGAGCACACCCTGGCCCGGGGGGCGACGCTCGGCTGTACCGAGGCGCTCTTCACCTTCGGGGAGCGGCCGGGGCTCGAGACGGGGTTCACCGCGAGGCTCCGCGAGACCACCGGTTTTTCCGATATCCTCGAGTATTGCGAGCACCTCTGCAACAGGAGCATTGCCGCCGGTCTCCTCCCTCATACCAACGCCGGCATCCTCACCTACCAGGAGATGGACCGGCTGCGGCAGGTCAACGCGAGCATGGGCCTGATGCTCGAGACCACCGCACGGGTCCCGGCACATATAAACTCGGCAGGAAAGGACCCGGAAGTACGGGTCCGGATGATGGAAGAGGCGGGGATGCTCCGGATCCCGTTCACCACCGGGCTCCTGCTCGGGATCGGGGAGACCAGGGCCGACCGCGTGGAGTCGCTCGAGGTGATCCGGGACCTTTCCCGGCGTTACGGGCATATCCAGGAGGTCATCATCCAGAACTTCTGCCCGAAGGCTGGCACCCCCATGGCGGGGGTCCGGGGGGTGGGGCCGGATGAGATCTGCGAAACGATCCGGCTGGCCCGGGATATTCTCCCTGACGAAGTGGCGGTCCAGATCCCCCCGAACCTCGCGGACGCGTCCCGGCTGATCGACTGCGGGGTGGACGACCTCGGCGGAGTCTCCCCCCTGACCATCGATTACGTCAACCCCGGACACCCGTGGCCGGAGCTCGACCAACTACAGACCATTGTCGGCGATGCAGTCCTGAAAGAACGGCTTTGCATCTACCCCCGCTACATCGAGAAGGGATGGTACCCGCCGGTGCTGGAACCCCTTATAAGGAAACTTGCCCAACAGATAATGGGAAAGGAGAGGACCGCGTGA
- the cofC gene encoding 2-phospho-L-lactate guanylyltransferase produces MGIPAVIPFKPVNPKTRLSCVLDQPEREKFAETMLADVVNAVEDAGCDPLILSTHPYNFDRVPVREDPTGLNEALNAILSEERGPLMIIMADLPLATGEAVERLISTREDIALVPGRGGGTNAIYLSRADLYRVDYYGASFLKHRRIALERGLSLRVVDSFRLHTDVDEKEDLVELLIHGAGLSRGFLEGLGFSLSIEKGRVGVVRERKE; encoded by the coding sequence ATGGGAATCCCCGCGGTCATCCCCTTCAAGCCGGTCAACCCCAAGACCCGGCTCTCCTGCGTGCTCGACCAGCCCGAGCGGGAGAAGTTCGCCGAGACCATGCTCGCCGACGTGGTGAACGCGGTGGAAGACGCAGGGTGCGACCCGCTTATCCTCTCGACGCACCCCTACAACTTCGACCGGGTGCCGGTGCGCGAAGACCCCACCGGGCTCAACGAGGCGCTCAACGCGATCCTTTCGGAGGAAAGGGGCCCCCTCATGATCATCATGGCCGACCTCCCTCTTGCAACGGGAGAGGCGGTGGAACGGTTGATCTCCACCCGGGAGGATATCGCCCTGGTCCCCGGAAGGGGCGGAGGGACGAACGCCATCTACCTCTCCCGGGCGGACCTCTACCGGGTGGACTATTACGGGGCGAGTTTTCTGAAGCATCGCAGGATCGCGCTCGAGCGGGGTCTTTCACTCAGGGTGGTGGACTCGTTCCGCCTCCATACCGACGTCGACGAGAAAGAGGACCTTGTGGAGCTGCTCATCCACGGGGCGGGGCTTTCCCGGGGGTTCCTCGAAGGACTGGGCTTCTCTCTCTCCATAGAGAAGGGAAGGGTGGGTGTGGTCCGGGAAAGAAAGGAATAG
- a CDS encoding ArsR/SmtB family transcription factor codes for MTGETGAGGETREEPVDSRNKEPVIILEPGDERAQKIAKAIASRTAGQILQVLEEGPAPLSTISEMLEVPISGLTYHIANLLDAGVIEVAEERYSVKGRPVKFYALKKQILVVAPKKVDLKTMLLRYSSIFGIFVLGTLAVAVVARLLSPAPEPLLGGGRLEPVSAPPPAAPPDILAHDSTLLTVFLAGGILVIAMALFGEVLLAWWRAREQENIRD; via the coding sequence ATGACGGGAGAGACCGGGGCCGGGGGAGAGACCAGGGAAGAACCGGTGGACTCACGGAACAAGGAACCGGTGATCATCCTCGAACCCGGCGACGAGCGGGCGCAGAAGATCGCGAAGGCCATCGCGAGCAGGACCGCAGGGCAGATCCTCCAGGTGCTCGAAGAAGGCCCGGCGCCGCTCTCCACCATCTCCGAGATGCTCGAGGTCCCCATCTCCGGCCTGACCTACCATATCGCAAACCTCCTCGATGCGGGGGTCATCGAGGTCGCGGAGGAACGGTACAGCGTCAAGGGGCGGCCCGTGAAATTCTACGCCCTGAAGAAGCAGATCCTCGTGGTCGCCCCTAAAAAGGTCGATCTCAAAACAATGCTCCTCCGGTACTCCTCGATCTTCGGCATCTTCGTCCTCGGGACCCTCGCAGTCGCGGTAGTGGCGAGATTACTCTCTCCCGCTCCCGAACCCCTCCTCGGCGGAGGGAGGCTCGAACCGGTGTCCGCCCCGCCGCCCGCCGCACCACCGGACATCCTCGCACACGATTCCACGCTCCTCACCGTGTTCCTTGCCGGAGGCATTCTCGTCATCGCGATGGCGTTGTTTGGTGAGGTCCTCCTCGCGTGGTGGCGAGCCCGGGAGCAGGAAAATATCAGGGACTGA
- a CDS encoding putative hemolysin, whose amino-acid sequence MKRFMIIVSGILLLFCLLFVGCTQQQQISAGTDQAPMGNPATLYCHSLGYESVIHTDAQGSQCGYCKFPNGTEVDEWELFRSTHPG is encoded by the coding sequence ATGAAGCGGTTCATGATCATCGTGTCCGGCATACTCCTGCTGTTCTGCCTCCTCTTTGTAGGGTGCACCCAGCAGCAGCAGATTTCCGCCGGTACCGACCAGGCCCCCATGGGAAACCCCGCGACACTCTACTGTCATTCGCTCGGGTACGAGTCGGTGATCCACACTGACGCACAGGGAAGTCAATGCGGGTATTGTAAGTTCCCGAACGGGACCGAAGTGGACGAATGGGAGCTCTTCCGGAGTACCCATCCGGGATGA
- a CDS encoding putative hemolysin: protein MTVPVFADAGTGSSDQGMIIGMPDPSAVWAAEMGYGYATRTDEQGGQYGVIILPDGTERDAWEAYREYLAAQDDPNQQDGPMIGMPNPSAVWADEMGYQYETRTDEQGGQYGVIILPDGTERDAWEAYREYLAAQDAGTDPVIGMPDPSTGFTSLIRSDDFVYKHDLFTYRNGDGRDFFHASGADDALSRVHSGTTVASLLGDGQSFRQSLIASLLAQ, encoded by the coding sequence ATGACGGTCCCGGTATTCGCGGACGCGGGGACAGGGTCGTCCGACCAGGGAATGATCATAGGGATGCCGGATCCCTCGGCCGTATGGGCTGCGGAGATGGGATACGGATATGCGACCCGGACCGACGAACAGGGCGGCCAGTACGGCGTCATCATACTCCCCGACGGGACCGAGCGCGATGCCTGGGAGGCCTACCGCGAATACCTCGCAGCACAGGATGACCCGAACCAGCAGGACGGCCCCATGATCGGGATGCCGAATCCGTCCGCGGTGTGGGCCGACGAGATGGGGTACCAGTACGAGACCCGGACCGATGAACAGGGCGGCCAGTACGGCGTCATCATACTCCCCGACGGGACCGAACGCGATGCCTGGGAAGCCTACCGCGAATACCTCGCAGCACAGGACGCGGGGACCGATCCCGTAATCGGTATGCCGGATCCTTCCACAGGATTCACGAGCCTCATCCGATCTGACGACTTCGTGTACAAGCACGACCTGTTCACCTACAGGAACGGGGACGGACGGGACTTTTTCCATGCATCCGGCGCGGACGACGCGCTCTCCAGGGTGCACTCCGGGACGACCGTCGCCTCCCTCCTGGGCGACGGGCAGTCCTTCCGGCAGTCGCTTATCGCGAGCCTGCTCGCACAATAA
- a CDS encoding winged helix DNA-binding domain-containing protein — protein MNQKEIALERVINQQIAASACTSPSEVVMHMGAVQAQDYAGSKWAVGLRLPGSTDAAIEQAFAGKEIVRTWALRGTLHLVAACDLRWLLGLVGPVVIRKNARRYRELGLDDHTLARSSRVIREALQDGNALDRPSLRAILEDRGILTGGQRYVYMLQRASLEGLIVQRGMCGNAPVFASPGPYPPGRELKDRSDALRELARRYFTSHGPATLKDFTWWSGLPASDARAGLEAAAPGLIRTELDNLSFIGPGNTASAEEEPPAMHLLPAYDEFLVGYKDRSAMAGHGKWRSLVLKNGIITPTIVIDGHIAGTWKKTVKNGSVRIVPTPFTPFRRGEAEAFSAAAQRYAEFLGITAG, from the coding sequence GTGAATCAAAAGGAGATAGCCCTGGAACGCGTCATAAACCAGCAGATCGCCGCCTCCGCGTGCACCAGCCCTTCGGAGGTTGTTATGCATATGGGAGCGGTACAGGCCCAGGACTATGCGGGATCAAAGTGGGCCGTCGGGCTCCGCCTTCCGGGCAGCACGGACGCGGCCATCGAGCAGGCGTTCGCCGGGAAGGAGATCGTGCGGACCTGGGCGCTTCGGGGGACCCTGCACCTTGTGGCTGCCTGCGACCTCCGGTGGCTGCTCGGGCTGGTTGGACCGGTCGTGATACGGAAGAACGCCCGGAGATACCGTGAGCTGGGGCTCGACGACCATACTCTTGCCCGGAGCAGCAGGGTGATCCGGGAGGCCCTTCAGGACGGAAACGCGCTGGACCGCCCCTCGCTCCGTGCAATTCTCGAGGATCGCGGTATCTTGACCGGGGGGCAGAGGTACGTCTATATGCTCCAGCGGGCGTCACTCGAGGGGCTCATCGTCCAGCGTGGGATGTGCGGAAACGCACCCGTGTTCGCCTCGCCCGGGCCGTATCCGCCGGGAAGGGAACTTAAGGACCGGAGCGATGCCCTCCGTGAGCTCGCCAGGCGGTACTTCACCAGCCACGGTCCCGCAACCCTGAAAGATTTCACCTGGTGGTCGGGACTTCCGGCCTCAGACGCACGGGCAGGACTCGAAGCGGCCGCTCCCGGGCTCATCCGGACAGAGCTTGATAACCTGAGCTTCATAGGCCCCGGGAACACGGCCTCGGCGGAAGAAGAACCTCCCGCGATGCACCTTCTCCCCGCCTATGACGAGTTCCTCGTCGGGTACAAGGACCGGAGCGCCATGGCCGGCCATGGAAAATGGAGGTCCCTGGTCCTTAAGAACGGGATAATCACTCCTACCATTGTGATCGACGGCCATATAGCAGGTACCTGGAAAAAGACCGTGAAGAACGGCAGCGTACGCATCGTCCCTACTCCGTTCACGCCGTTTCGCCGGGGCGAAGCGGAGGCGTTTTCCGCTGCCGCACAACGGTACGCCGAATTCCTTGGCATTACCGCCGGATAG
- a CDS encoding DUF1697 domain-containing protein: MTTFVSLLRGINVGPNTTVKMEDLGMLYRSLGLENIRTYLRSGNVLFDAPDRESDTLATTIEDSLAGATGFPVKVLLRTGEELSRIALDNPFLREKSCNPGALHVTFLSGLPAAGPVGEMYRVRDETDRFIVRGTEIYLCCPQGYGRTKFSNAFFEKRLALVATTRNWKTVTALAEMVKE, from the coding sequence ATGACCACATTCGTCTCTCTCCTCCGGGGGATCAACGTCGGCCCGAACACGACGGTGAAGATGGAGGACCTTGGGATGCTGTACCGGTCCCTGGGACTGGAGAATATCAGGACCTATCTCAGGAGCGGGAACGTGCTGTTCGATGCCCCGGACCGGGAGTCGGATACCCTGGCGACGACCATTGAGGACTCCCTCGCCGGGGCGACAGGCTTCCCGGTAAAGGTTCTTCTCCGGACAGGGGAGGAACTCTCCCGGATAGCCCTGGATAATCCCTTTTTAAGGGAAAAATCATGCAACCCCGGGGCTCTGCACGTCACGTTTCTTTCGGGTCTGCCCGCGGCCGGTCCAGTCGGTGAGATGTACAGGGTGCGGGATGAGACGGACCGTTTCATTGTCAGGGGAACTGAAATCTACCTCTGTTGTCCCCAGGGGTACGGCAGGACGAAATTTTCGAACGCCTTCTTCGAGAAGAGACTCGCGCTCGTCGCAACGACCAGGAACTGGAAGACCGTAACCGCACTGGCGGAGATGGTAAAAGAATGA